A section of the Stenotrophomonas sp. 364 genome encodes:
- a CDS encoding haloacid dehalogenase-like hydrolase: MTAIYPTPRDDAPLVVFDFDHTLYDGDSGSHLFAWLIKRNPLRLLVALLATPILGPLVALLPTRRRGISGYVWIATFGLHRARDLNKAIDRYVLTHEADIRRRLLPVALDVFAQHRDQGDRVVVATGAPPELARAVLTFVAHQGVPVIGTEVGPCLGAVVATRHCHNEEKMRMLRERGYGEIAIAYSDSSADLPLLLAAKAPVVVNPKASRVAHFRQVLPPGTPILNWGCVDRAGDPV; encoded by the coding sequence ATGACTGCGATCTACCCAACGCCGCGCGACGACGCCCCGCTGGTGGTCTTCGATTTCGATCACACCCTCTACGACGGTGATTCGGGCAGCCACCTGTTTGCCTGGCTGATCAAGCGCAACCCCCTGCGGCTGCTGGTCGCGCTGCTGGCCACCCCGATCCTGGGCCCGCTGGTGGCGCTGTTGCCCACCCGCCGCCGCGGCATTTCCGGTTATGTGTGGATCGCCACCTTCGGCCTGCACCGCGCGCGTGACCTCAACAAGGCCATCGACCGCTACGTGCTCACCCATGAGGCCGACATCCGCCGCCGGCTGCTGCCGGTGGCGCTGGACGTGTTCGCCCAGCACCGTGACCAGGGCGACCGGGTGGTGGTGGCGACCGGCGCGCCGCCGGAGCTGGCCCGCGCCGTCCTCACCTTTGTCGCCCACCAGGGCGTGCCGGTGATCGGCACCGAAGTGGGTCCGTGCCTGGGCGCGGTGGTCGCCACCCGCCACTGCCACAACGAAGAGAAGATGCGCATGTTGCGCGAGCGCGGCTACGGCGAGATCGCCATTGCCTACTCCGACAGCAGCGCCGACCTGCCGCTGCTGCTGGCCGCCAAGGCGCCGGTGGTGGTGAACCCCAAGGCCTCGCGGGTGGCGCACTTCCGGCAGGTGCTGCCGCCGGGTACGCCGATCCTCAACTGGGGCTGCGTCGATCGAGCGGGCGACCCGGTCTGA
- a CDS encoding sulfite exporter TauE/SafE family protein has translation MELGSEFYWFILIGLGAQLVDGALGMAFGLISSSILLSMGLPPAAVSASIHTAEVFTTGASGVSHLVAGNVDRRLFLRLAIPGAVGGVVGAYVLTQLPGEFIRPLIYCYLLVLAIFILLRAAGRLMPAQEVKRVPVLGFFAGLLDASGGGGWGPVATSTLLARGGQARTTIGTVNAAEFVVTLAVSITFLLTMGLQYLNIVAGLLIGGMMAAPVAALLVKRVKERWVLVAVGVLVLAISLFQIGQAVLQWRAA, from the coding sequence ATGGAGCTTGGCAGCGAATTCTATTGGTTCATCCTGATCGGCCTGGGCGCACAGCTGGTCGACGGCGCCCTGGGCATGGCCTTCGGCCTGATCTCATCCTCGATCCTGCTCAGCATGGGCCTGCCGCCAGCGGCGGTCAGCGCGAGCATTCATACCGCGGAGGTCTTCACCACCGGCGCGTCCGGGGTCTCCCACCTGGTGGCCGGCAATGTCGACCGGCGTCTGTTCCTGCGCCTGGCCATTCCCGGCGCGGTGGGCGGGGTCGTAGGCGCGTATGTACTGACCCAGCTGCCCGGGGAGTTCATCCGCCCGCTCATCTACTGCTACCTGCTGGTGCTGGCGATCTTCATCCTGCTGCGCGCGGCCGGGCGGCTGATGCCCGCCCAGGAAGTGAAGCGGGTGCCGGTGCTGGGCTTCTTCGCCGGCCTGCTGGATGCCAGCGGCGGCGGCGGCTGGGGCCCGGTGGCCACCTCCACCCTGCTGGCCCGGGGCGGCCAGGCGCGTACCACCATCGGCACGGTCAACGCCGCCGAATTCGTGGTCACCCTGGCGGTATCGATCACCTTCCTGCTGACCATGGGCCTGCAGTACCTGAACATCGTCGCCGGCCTGCTGATCGGCGGGATGATGGCCGCGCCGGTCGCCGCGCTGTTGGTGAAGCGGGTCAAGGAGCGCTGGGTGCTGGTGGCCGTGGGGGTGCTGGTCCTGGCCATCAGCCTGTTCCAGATCGGCCAGGCGGTGCTGCAGTGGCGCGCGGCCTGA
- the trpC gene encoding indole-3-glycerol phosphate synthase TrpC — translation MSDKSDILDTILARKAEEVAARRAQVPLEALIARVKQAPPVRGFADALRASIAAGNPAVIAEVKKASPSKGVIRADFHPADIAVSYEFGGASCLSVLTDVDFFQGSDAYLQQARDACTLPVLRKDFVIDAYQVYEARVLGADCILLIVAALDDRQLAALSDLAMQLGMDVLVEVHDIDELERAIQVPVPLIGINNRNLRTFEVSLQTTLDMRQAVPRDRLLVTESGILGADDVSLMRNAGVHAFLVGEAFMRVEEPGEGLRQLFFSA, via the coding sequence ATGAGCGACAAGAGCGACATCCTCGACACCATCCTGGCCCGCAAGGCCGAAGAAGTGGCCGCGCGCCGCGCGCAGGTGCCGCTGGAGGCGCTGATCGCGCGCGTGAAGCAGGCCCCGCCGGTGCGGGGGTTCGCCGATGCGCTGCGCGCCTCGATCGCCGCCGGCAACCCGGCGGTAATCGCCGAGGTGAAGAAGGCCAGCCCGTCCAAGGGCGTGATCCGGGCCGACTTCCACCCGGCCGACATCGCGGTCAGCTACGAGTTCGGCGGCGCCAGCTGCCTGTCGGTGCTGACCGACGTGGACTTCTTCCAGGGCAGCGATGCCTACCTGCAGCAGGCCCGCGACGCGTGCACGCTGCCGGTGCTGCGCAAGGACTTCGTGATCGACGCCTACCAGGTGTACGAGGCGCGCGTGCTTGGCGCCGACTGCATCCTGTTGATCGTGGCGGCACTGGACGACCGCCAGCTGGCCGCGCTGTCCGACCTGGCCATGCAGCTTGGCATGGACGTGCTGGTGGAAGTGCACGACATCGACGAGCTCGAGCGCGCCATCCAGGTGCCGGTGCCGCTGATCGGCATCAACAACCGCAACCTGCGCACCTTCGAGGTCTCGCTGCAGACCACCCTGGACATGCGTCAGGCGGTGCCGCGCGATCGGCTGCTGGTGACCGAAAGCGGCATCCTCGGTGCCGACGACGTCAGCCTGATGCGCAACGCCGGCGTGCATGCCTTCCTGGTCGGTGAGGCGTTCATGCGGGTGGAAGAGCCCGGCGAGGGCCTGCGTCAGCTATTCTTCAGCGCATGA
- the trpD gene encoding anthranilate phosphoribosyltransferase has protein sequence MTFSPQEALQRTIEHREIFFDEMVDLMRQVMRGDVSPVMTAAILTGLRVKKETVGEIAGAATVMRELALAVPVDDKSHLVDIVGTGGDGSHTFNISTCAMFVVAAAGAKVAKHGNRSVSSKSGSADAVEALGAVIDLRPDEVARAITETGIGFMFAPMHHPAMKVVAPVRREMGVRTIFNILGPLTNPVGATNVLMGVFHPDLVGIQARVLRELGAERALVVWGRDNMDEISLGAGTLVGELRDGKVREYEIHPEDFGIAMSASRNLKVANPDESIAMLRAVLDNQPGPALDIVALNAGAALYVAGVADSIADGLARARAAIADGSARSRMAQYVAATQRIRADG, from the coding sequence ATGACCTTCTCCCCCCAGGAAGCCCTGCAGCGCACCATCGAGCACCGCGAAATCTTCTTCGACGAAATGGTCGACCTGATGCGCCAGGTGATGCGCGGTGACGTCTCGCCGGTGATGACCGCCGCGATCCTCACCGGCCTGCGGGTCAAAAAGGAAACGGTGGGCGAAATTGCCGGCGCGGCCACGGTAATGCGTGAGCTGGCGTTGGCCGTGCCGGTGGACGACAAGAGCCATCTGGTGGACATCGTGGGGACCGGTGGCGACGGCTCGCACACCTTCAATATCTCCACCTGCGCGATGTTCGTGGTGGCGGCGGCCGGCGCCAAGGTGGCCAAGCACGGCAACCGCAGCGTGTCGTCCAAGTCCGGCAGCGCCGATGCGGTGGAAGCGTTGGGCGCGGTCATCGACCTGCGGCCTGATGAGGTGGCGCGCGCCATCACCGAGACCGGTATCGGCTTCATGTTCGCGCCGATGCACCACCCGGCGATGAAGGTGGTGGCACCGGTCCGCCGCGAGATGGGCGTGCGCACCATCTTCAACATCCTGGGTCCGCTGACCAACCCGGTGGGCGCCACCAACGTGCTGATGGGTGTGTTCCACCCCGATCTGGTCGGCATCCAGGCGCGTGTGCTGCGCGAGCTGGGCGCCGAACGTGCGCTGGTGGTGTGGGGCCGCGACAACATGGACGAGATCTCGCTGGGCGCCGGCACGCTGGTGGGCGAGCTGCGCGACGGCAAGGTGCGCGAGTACGAGATCCACCCGGAAGACTTCGGCATTGCGATGTCGGCCAGTCGCAACCTGAAGGTGGCCAACCCCGACGAGTCGATTGCGATGCTGCGCGCGGTGCTCGACAACCAGCCCGGCCCGGCGCTGGATATCGTGGCTCTCAACGCCGGTGCGGCCCTGTATGTGGCCGGCGTGGCCGACAGCATCGCCGACGGCCTGGCCCGCGCCCGGGCGGCCATTGCCGACGGCAGTGCCCGTTCGCGCATGGCGCAGTACGTGGCGGCCACCCAGCGCATCCGCGCGGACGGCTGA
- a CDS encoding aminodeoxychorismate/anthranilate synthase component II codes for MLLMLDNYDSFTYNLVQYLQTLGAEVKVVRNDALSVDEIAALAPERIVISPGPCTPNEAGVSLELIRRLGPTTPILGVCLGHQSIGQVYGGDVIRAGNIMHGKTSPIRHEGRGVFAGLPDRYQATRYHSLVVDKTTLPDCLEVTAWTENADGSIEEIMGLRHREHPVEGVQFHPESILTEHGHALLKNFLQR; via the coding sequence ATGTTGTTGATGCTCGACAACTACGACAGCTTCACCTACAACCTCGTGCAGTACCTGCAGACGCTGGGCGCCGAGGTCAAGGTGGTGCGCAACGACGCCTTGAGCGTCGATGAGATCGCCGCGCTCGCCCCCGAGCGCATCGTGATCTCGCCCGGCCCGTGCACGCCCAACGAAGCGGGCGTGTCGCTGGAGCTGATCCGCCGGCTCGGCCCGACCACGCCGATCCTCGGCGTGTGCCTGGGCCACCAGAGCATCGGCCAGGTCTACGGCGGCGATGTGATCCGTGCGGGGAACATCATGCACGGCAAGACCTCGCCGATCCGGCATGAGGGCCGCGGCGTGTTCGCTGGCCTGCCGGACCGCTACCAGGCCACGCGCTACCACTCGCTGGTGGTGGACAAGACCACGCTGCCGGACTGCCTGGAAGTGACCGCCTGGACCGAGAACGCGGACGGCAGCATCGAAGAGATCATGGGCCTGCGCCACCGCGAGCACCCGGTCGAAGGCGTGCAGTTCCATCCCGAATCGATCCTCACCGAGCATGGCCACGCCCTGCTGAAGAACTTCCTGCAGCGCTGA
- the trpE gene encoding anthranilate synthase component I yields the protein MITFEQFQQQAAEGHTRIPVVREVLSDLDTPLSVYLKLADGPHTYLFESVEGGERFGRYSIIGLPARRVYAFHGHTLTVSESGQVVETREVADPFAEVETLRSAHSVPKLAGLPGFTGGLVGWFGFECIGYIEPRLAAPRGRDELGTPDILLLHSEELAVFDNLKGRLYLIVHADPGQPGAWDQAQAKLDALVAKLRAPGAGYPAPITRDVLDENDFVSGFTREGFIAAVDKSKDYIRAGDIFQVVLSQRLSVPFKARPVDVYRALRALNPSPYMYFLDTGDVQVVGSSPEILVRLQEGNVTVRPIAGTRPRGATVEEDNALEAELLADPKERAEHLMLIDLGRNDAGRVSQAGTVEVGEQFVIERYSHVMHIVSEVTGKLQPGLSYADVLRATFPAGTVSGAPKIRALEVIRELEPIKRNVYAGSIGYIGWHGDADTAIAIRTAVIKDGRLHVQAGAGIVYDSDPGKEWDETMNKGRALFRAVAQAAKGL from the coding sequence TTGATCACGTTCGAGCAGTTCCAGCAGCAGGCCGCTGAAGGCCACACCCGCATCCCCGTCGTCCGCGAAGTGCTGTCCGACCTGGACACGCCGCTTTCGGTCTATCTGAAGCTCGCCGACGGCCCGCATACCTATCTGTTTGAGTCGGTCGAGGGCGGCGAGCGCTTCGGGCGCTATTCCATCATCGGCCTGCCGGCGCGCCGGGTGTATGCCTTCCACGGCCACACCCTGACCGTCAGCGAATCGGGTCAGGTGGTCGAAACCCGTGAGGTGGCCGACCCGTTCGCCGAGGTCGAGACGCTGCGCAGCGCCCATTCGGTGCCCAAGCTGGCCGGCCTGCCGGGCTTCACCGGCGGTCTGGTGGGCTGGTTCGGGTTCGAGTGCATCGGCTACATCGAGCCACGCTTGGCCGCGCCGCGCGGCCGCGACGAACTGGGCACGCCGGACATCCTGCTGCTGCACTCCGAAGAGCTGGCGGTGTTCGACAACCTCAAGGGCCGCCTGTACCTGATCGTGCACGCCGACCCGGGCCAGCCCGGGGCGTGGGACCAGGCACAGGCCAAGCTCGATGCGCTGGTGGCCAAGCTGCGTGCACCGGGCGCGGGCTACCCGGCGCCGATCACCCGCGACGTGCTCGACGAGAACGACTTCGTGTCCGGCTTCACCCGCGAGGGCTTCATTGCCGCGGTCGACAAATCCAAGGACTACATCCGTGCCGGCGACATCTTCCAGGTGGTGCTCAGCCAGCGCCTGAGCGTGCCGTTCAAGGCGCGCCCGGTGGATGTGTACCGTGCGCTGCGCGCGCTGAATCCGTCGCCGTACATGTACTTCCTGGATACCGGTGACGTGCAGGTGGTGGGCTCCTCGCCGGAAATCCTGGTACGCCTGCAGGAGGGCAACGTCACCGTGCGCCCGATCGCCGGCACCCGCCCGCGCGGGGCCACCGTGGAAGAAGACAACGCCCTGGAAGCCGAACTGCTGGCCGATCCCAAGGAGCGCGCCGAGCACCTGATGCTGATCGACCTGGGGCGCAACGATGCAGGCCGTGTCTCGCAGGCGGGCACGGTGGAAGTGGGCGAACAGTTCGTTATCGAGCGCTACAGCCACGTCATGCATATCGTCAGCGAAGTGACCGGCAAACTGCAGCCCGGCCTGAGCTACGCCGACGTGCTGCGTGCAACCTTCCCGGCCGGCACTGTCAGTGGCGCCCCGAAGATCCGCGCGCTGGAAGTGATCCGCGAGCTGGAGCCGATCAAGCGCAACGTCTACGCCGGCAGCATCGGCTACATCGGCTGGCATGGCGACGCCGACACCGCCATCGCGATCCGCACCGCCGTCATCAAGGACGGCCGCCTGCATGTGCAGGCCGGTGCCGGCATCGTGTACGACTCCGATCCCGGCAAGGAATGGGACGAGACGATGAACAAGGGCCGCGCGTTGTTCCGTGCGGTGGCGCAGGCGGCCAAGGGCCTGTGA
- a CDS encoding SIMPL domain-containing protein, whose protein sequence is MKLLPALLLSSTLAMVAPNVWAQANTIPSQPHLLVKGSATRAVMPDRFTVKVALESIDMQTDTARARVQANAERVLQLFAQHGAIDGSVRAANLSIAPSTRYRNDEEVFNGTAARRDLKAEFPDAQALKAFLGELKASREVQVSTAEPTYSGESRLRGELKAEAAAQTRESAKGLAGAYGTKITGLYSISDVAPNFAYGVQAGTWGTPGRDGFGSGGESTTLDKVAVTGSRYRASSGGELLTAAPITYTENVYAIFLIQDGP, encoded by the coding sequence ATGAAGCTGCTGCCCGCACTGCTGCTGTCGTCGACGCTGGCCATGGTGGCCCCGAACGTGTGGGCGCAGGCCAACACCATTCCCTCGCAGCCCCATCTGCTGGTCAAGGGCAGTGCCACCCGCGCGGTGATGCCGGACCGCTTCACGGTGAAGGTGGCGCTGGAATCGATCGACATGCAGACCGACACTGCCCGCGCCCGCGTACAGGCCAACGCCGAGCGGGTGCTGCAGCTGTTTGCCCAGCATGGCGCCATCGACGGCAGCGTGCGCGCCGCCAACCTGAGCATCGCGCCCTCTACGCGCTATCGCAACGATGAGGAGGTGTTCAACGGCACCGCCGCCCGGCGCGACCTGAAGGCCGAATTCCCGGACGCGCAGGCGCTGAAAGCCTTCCTGGGTGAGCTGAAGGCCAGCCGCGAGGTCCAGGTCAGTACCGCTGAACCCACGTATTCGGGTGAAAGCCGCCTGCGTGGCGAACTGAAGGCCGAGGCCGCGGCGCAGACGCGCGAATCGGCCAAGGGCCTGGCTGGCGCCTACGGCACGAAGATCACCGGCCTGTACAGCATTTCCGACGTCGCGCCGAACTTCGCTTATGGCGTGCAGGCCGGCACCTGGGGCACGCCCGGCCGGGATGGCTTCGGCTCCGGTGGAGAAAGCACAACGCTGGACAAGGTGGCCGTGACCGGATCGCGCTATCGCGCGTCGTCGGGCGGCGAACTGCTCACCGCCGCGCCCATCACGTACACGGAAAACGTGTACGCCATTTTCCTCATTCAAGACGGACCCTGA